TCGTGGTGGATGTCCATGGGAGGGAGGAAGTGACCTTCCCTCGACTTGCTGATCGGTGAGCGTTCCAGTTTTACCAGCGAAGCACTTACTAAGAAAAGCCAAACTTTCACTACAGGAACTCCCTTTGATGAGGATACCTTCCCGGGCCGATTTGCCTATTCCGGCCAGAAATCCCAGGGGAATGGAGATAACTAGAGCGCATGGGCAGGAGATCATCAACAGGGTGAGGGCCTGGTAGAGATGGGAGGATGTGAATATTCCCCGGATTAAGGGCAAAATGAGGAGTAGTAGAGCAAAAGAAATAATTGAGGGTGTATAGAAGCGGGCGAATCTGGTGATGAGGCGTTCTGTAGAGGCTTTTCTTTGCAGAGCTTTTCCTAAGAGTTCTGTAACGGTGTTAATGGTCGAGTTTGCATAATTTTTGGTGGCTTTGATGATCAAACTTCCTTCTCTGTTGATGCTTCCGCTTAAGACTTCGTCTCCTTTCTTTCGGAAAAGCGGTAGTGGTTCCCCGGTGAGACTGGAGGTGTCAAGATGAGACGTGCCTTCAAGAATAATCCCATCGAGGAGAATTTTTTCTCCTGGGTCGATTCGGATAATCGCTCCTTCTTCAACTTCCTGGGGAGGGATGTCCATCCAGCGATTATCCTTTTGCACGTGCACAAACTCGGGTTTACCAGCGAGGAGATGTTGAATAGAGCGGGAGGAGCGTTCCAGAGCCGATTTTTCTAAAAATTCTCCCAGAGCGTAAAGAGCCATTACCGTGGTGGCTTCCGCGAATTCCTGCAGAGCCAACGCTCCGGTGGTGGCTAAAATGACCAGGAAGTTTTCGTCGAAAAGTCGTCCCCTCCGTAAGTGTTTCAGAAACTTCCTGAAGGTTCCGATTCCTGCGGTCGTATACCCTGCAAAATAAAAAACGACTGGTAGAAACCGGGGTGCTGTGATTCGGAGGAAAATCAAACCGAGCGCAAGGAAAGCAAAGGGGATAATGGTCCAGAAAACCTTTTCCGAATGGATTAGGTTCCCCTTTTTAAATAGAATCTGCTCTTCTTTTTTATCTTTGCCACAGAGAGAACAATTCACGATTCACACCTCTTTTAAAAATATGAATATATATTCATATATTTAATGATATCGCAATTTTTCGAATAAGCAAGGACCTCGGGCAAAAATTGGATCGTAGTTTTCGAGAGGATGATAGGGACCTGATGATCATGGATTCACTCCTTGCCTGGTTGTCATATGTTCTGAAAATTACAGGGTGTTGCGAGGGAGTGATACCTTGAGAACTGATTTGACTTTCTGTGGGTCAGTTCGATGGTTCCAAGCGGGAGTCATTACGTTTTGGCGGCAATTCGGGTCATTTATCAGTGGATTAAAGTGCTTCTCTTTGTAGATGGGTCTTGGAACACCGTGGAGCACATCTTCAAAGGGGGAAATAGTCTAAATTTTACTAAAATAATAAAATTAGTTCATGATAGTGGAAATAGAGCTACCCATTGCCCTGTTTTTGTTTCTAAAGAGGTGAAAAACGATGGAAAAGGAAGTACGGATGAAGATAGAAGGAATGCATTGCCAGGGCTGTGCCAGACTGATCCAGGATGAACTGGAAGAAATTTCTGGGGTGCAAAGGGTAGAAATTGATTTTGGCAATAAAAGAGGTCGAATTCTTTTTGAATCAGAATTGGTCTCAGTACAGAAACTGGTCGAAATCATAGAAAGGCTTGGTTATCGGGCAACGGTTGAAGGTGACGGCGAAGAACCGGAGGGAAGAGAAACTTCGGGAGGAAATGAGGTTGCCCGTAGTAGCCGTGATTATCCTTTTTCCAGGAGGGTTACGCTTTCCATTTCGGGGATGCACTGTAGTGCCTGTGCAGTTCTCATTGAGAAGGCTCTGAAGAAAAGTCCGGGAGTTCTGGAGGCGCAGGTGAACTTCGCGGCGGAAAGGGCTCAAGTTATTTTTGATCCTGGGGTAACCGATGTTGACAGGTTGATTGCAAGAGTTCGGGAAACAGGATATGGTGCATCGTTTTCAGAAAAGTTAGTCGAAGAGGAATCTCAACGACGCGAGCAAACCCTTCGTTTACTGAGGAATCGATTCCTCTTGGGTTTGTTTTTGAGCTTGCCCATGGCCTATTTTATGGTACTCGATTTTTTTCCTCGATTTCCGGGGAGTGCTGTACTTCCACCGTGGGTAGGGGTGCTTTCTTTCCTTTTTACCACTCCGGTACAGTTTTTCCTGGGGATACCATTTTACCGGGGTACGTGGTCTAATCTACGGCTTCGGTCTTTCAATATGGATAGCCTCATTGCCATTGGTACTTCGGTGGCGTACTTCTATAG
This window of the Atribacterota bacterium genome carries:
- a CDS encoding HAD-IC family P-type ATPase, producing MNCSLCGKDKKEEQILFKKGNLIHSEKVFWTIIPFAFLALGLIFLRITAPRFLPVVFYFAGYTTAGIGTFRKFLKHLRRGRLFDENFLVILATTGALALQEFAEATTVMALYALGEFLEKSALERSSRSIQHLLAGKPEFVHVQKDNRWMDIPPQEVEEGAIIRIDPGEKILLDGIILEGTSHLDTSSLTGEPLPLFRKKGDEVLSGSINREGSLIIKATKNYANSTINTVTELLGKALQRKASTERLITRFARFYTPSIISFALLLLILPLIRGIFTSSHLYQALTLLMISCPCALVISIPLGFLAGIGKSAREGILIKGSSCSESLAFLSKCFAGKTGTLTDQQVEGRSLPPSHGHPPR